A stretch of Verrucomicrobiota bacterium DNA encodes these proteins:
- a CDS encoding peptide chain release factor-like protein: protein MSAFAVSQEKQAQLAQRMVALGVREADIEETFVRSGGHGGQNVNKTSTCVMLLHRPTCVQVKCQATRQQGLNRFIARRLLLDKIEALQRGFVAAERFRIEKIRRQKRKRSRRAKNRLLADKSHHADKKASRRPVAME from the coding sequence ATGAGCGCGTTCGCTGTAAGTCAGGAGAAGCAAGCCCAACTTGCACAACGCATGGTTGCGTTGGGCGTGCGCGAAGCCGACATCGAAGAAACCTTCGTCCGCTCCGGCGGCCACGGCGGGCAGAACGTCAACAAGACCTCCACCTGCGTGATGCTGCTCCACCGTCCGACCTGTGTGCAGGTCAAATGTCAGGCCACGCGCCAGCAGGGACTCAACCGCTTCATCGCCCGTCGCCTGTTGCTCGACAAGATTGAAGCACTGCAACGCGGCTTCGTGGCTGCCGAGCGTTTCCGCATCGAAAAGATCCGCCGCCAGAAACGCAAACGCTCGCGCCGCGCGAAAAACCGGTTGCTCGCCGACAAATCGCATCACGCCGACAAAAAGGCCTCCCGCCGGCCGGTCGCGATGGAGTGA
- a CDS encoding DUF4340 domain-containing protein — MNRKQLQLIIILFVVIGGASLLLLKRNKQSWEAGDQRMGQKVIQNFPLNDVAHVVIKQPNAELNLVKKNDQWTVRERGDYPANFNDISDLLKKIWELKVTRPVKAAVAQLARLELVPPGQGTNTGTLVEFKDKDDKTLNALLLGKKSMKESSDTSGFGGGGWPDGRFVMLANNPQSVALVREPLSNVEAKPEQWLNKDFFKVEKIGSISLVSTNATNSWTISRESETNEWKLADAKPDEKLDSSKVSAVPSPLYSPSFNDVALPGAKPEDLGMDKPFVVTVDTFNNFTYTLKVGKKPGDENYHLAMTVNANLPKERTPGKDEKPEAKEKLDKEFKDNQKKLEDKLKQEKQFEKWTYQVSSWTVEPLLKDRSALMVEKKEEPKKDDTKTDEPKPESK, encoded by the coding sequence ATGAACCGGAAACAACTTCAACTGATCATCATTCTATTCGTGGTCATCGGCGGCGCCAGCCTGCTGTTGCTGAAACGAAACAAGCAATCGTGGGAAGCCGGCGATCAACGCATGGGCCAGAAGGTCATCCAGAATTTTCCATTGAACGATGTGGCCCACGTTGTCATCAAGCAGCCGAATGCCGAGTTGAACCTGGTCAAGAAAAACGATCAGTGGACGGTGCGCGAACGGGGCGACTACCCCGCCAATTTCAACGACATCAGCGATCTGCTCAAGAAAATCTGGGAACTGAAAGTGACGCGGCCCGTCAAGGCTGCGGTGGCCCAACTCGCGCGGTTGGAGCTGGTCCCGCCTGGCCAGGGCACCAACACCGGCACACTCGTGGAGTTTAAGGACAAGGATGACAAAACGCTCAACGCGTTGTTGCTGGGCAAGAAGTCGATGAAGGAAAGCTCGGACACCTCGGGATTTGGCGGCGGGGGCTGGCCGGATGGCCGCTTCGTGATGCTTGCCAACAACCCGCAAAGCGTCGCGCTGGTCCGCGAACCGCTTTCGAATGTCGAAGCCAAGCCGGAGCAATGGTTGAACAAGGATTTCTTCAAAGTGGAGAAGATCGGGTCCATTTCACTCGTTTCAACCAATGCCACCAATTCCTGGACCATCTCGCGGGAGTCCGAAACCAACGAATGGAAACTGGCCGACGCGAAGCCGGACGAAAAGCTCGATTCCTCCAAGGTTTCCGCCGTGCCCAGCCCGCTTTATTCGCCGAGTTTCAACGACGTCGCCCTGCCCGGCGCCAAGCCTGAAGACCTCGGCATGGACAAACCATTCGTGGTGACCGTCGACACGTTCAACAACTTCACCTATACGCTCAAGGTTGGCAAAAAGCCGGGCGACGAGAATTATCACCTGGCCATGACCGTGAACGCCAACCTCCCCAAGGAACGAACGCCCGGCAAGGATGAAAAACCGGAAGCCAAGGAAAAACTCGACAAGGAATTCAAAGACAACCAAAAGAAGCTGGAAGACAAATTGAAGCAGGAAAAGCAATTCGAGAAATGGACTTATCAGGTTTCCAGTTGGACGGTCGAACCGTTGTTGAAAGATCGCTCGGCGCTGATGGTTGAAAAGAAGGAAGAGCCGAAGAAGGACGACACCAAGACCGACGAGCCTAAGCCGGAGAGCAAGTAA
- a CDS encoding Gldg family protein encodes MKKKQVETLLYSVAGVGIMLVVVVAFNYVASAFKQRIDLTHDKVYTLSPGTKAILNRLDGPVEVRLYVTQGAKEMPENLKTYAQRVEDLLSEFQQNGKGKIEIKKLNPEPDSDAEDSARLDGVEGQMLPTGESVYLGLAVSYLDQKVAIPFFAPEREKLMEYDIARAISRVITTEKPVVGVMASLPVFGQPMNPMMMRMGQQGQQPWVFISELQSDFDIKQVSMDGEKIPDEVKLLVVVHPKSISDKAQYAIDQFIMRGGKLIAFLDAMSLVDRPANPSNPMMANMPGGPSSLDKLLKAWGIQFDTSKVVADMNYARELSMQRGGAPQLMPAFLFMNSQGINADDVVTSQIDNLLLPFAGTFSGTPMAGLTETVLLKTTTQSQLVDGMTASFSGETIAKEFKPSGTAYPLAIRLKGKFKTAFPDGPPKDEEKKDDKTEAEKKPETKPADTLKETKSENVVVLVGDTDLLYDQFSVQVQDILGQRIVIPRNGNLNFVQNLVEQMTGDSNLIGVRSRAAINRPFTVVAEMQASAQEAYQSKLKEIEAKLADTQKRLNELQSKKEGGQRFILSPEQQQELEKFKHEEANTKKELKEVRKNLRRDIDSLEFWTKVLNIGAMPAVVILAGLTSAFFKRQRAKAK; translated from the coding sequence ATGAAAAAGAAACAAGTCGAAACACTTTTATATTCGGTTGCCGGTGTCGGAATCATGCTTGTGGTTGTGGTGGCATTTAATTATGTCGCCAGCGCATTCAAGCAGCGCATCGACCTGACCCACGACAAGGTTTACACGTTGTCACCGGGCACGAAGGCGATTCTGAATCGGCTCGACGGCCCGGTGGAAGTCCGTCTCTACGTCACCCAAGGTGCCAAGGAGATGCCGGAAAATCTGAAAACTTATGCCCAACGCGTGGAGGATTTGCTCAGCGAATTCCAGCAAAACGGCAAGGGCAAAATCGAGATCAAGAAACTCAATCCGGAACCGGATTCCGACGCCGAGGATTCGGCCCGGCTCGACGGCGTGGAGGGTCAAATGCTGCCGACCGGTGAATCAGTTTATCTCGGCCTGGCCGTCAGTTACCTCGACCAAAAAGTGGCCATTCCCTTCTTTGCGCCAGAGCGCGAAAAGTTGATGGAATACGACATCGCCCGCGCCATTTCACGAGTGATCACCACGGAGAAACCCGTCGTCGGCGTCATGGCTTCGCTGCCGGTGTTCGGTCAGCCCATGAACCCGATGATGATGCGCATGGGGCAGCAGGGTCAGCAGCCGTGGGTGTTCATCTCCGAACTGCAGAGCGATTTTGATATTAAACAAGTGTCGATGGACGGCGAAAAGATTCCTGACGAGGTCAAGTTGCTGGTGGTCGTTCATCCCAAAAGCATTTCCGACAAAGCACAGTACGCCATCGATCAGTTTATCATGCGCGGCGGCAAGCTCATCGCGTTTCTGGATGCGATGTCGCTGGTGGATCGCCCGGCGAATCCTTCCAATCCGATGATGGCGAACATGCCGGGCGGGCCGTCGTCGCTGGACAAACTTTTGAAAGCGTGGGGGATTCAGTTTGATACGAGCAAGGTGGTGGCGGACATGAATTACGCCCGCGAATTGAGCATGCAGCGCGGCGGCGCGCCGCAACTGATGCCGGCGTTCTTGTTCATGAACTCGCAGGGCATCAACGCCGACGATGTCGTGACCAGTCAGATCGACAACCTGTTGCTGCCCTTCGCCGGCACGTTCAGTGGCACGCCGATGGCGGGATTGACGGAGACGGTGCTCTTGAAAACGACGACGCAATCGCAACTCGTCGATGGCATGACCGCTTCATTCTCAGGTGAAACCATCGCCAAAGAATTCAAGCCGTCCGGCACCGCCTATCCACTGGCGATCCGGCTCAAGGGAAAATTCAAGACTGCTTTTCCCGATGGCCCGCCAAAAGATGAAGAGAAAAAAGACGACAAAACCGAAGCCGAGAAAAAGCCGGAGACAAAACCAGCGGACACGTTGAAGGAAACAAAGAGCGAAAATGTCGTTGTCCTCGTGGGCGACACCGACCTGCTTTATGACCAGTTCAGTGTTCAGGTGCAAGACATCCTCGGACAGCGCATCGTCATTCCGCGCAACGGCAATTTGAATTTTGTGCAGAACCTCGTCGAGCAAATGACCGGTGACAGCAACCTCATTGGCGTTCGCAGCCGCGCGGCCATAAACCGCCCCTTCACCGTCGTCGCCGAGATGCAGGCCAGCGCGCAGGAGGCGTATCAAAGCAAGCTCAAGGAGATCGAAGCCAAACTGGCCGACACGCAGAAGCGCCTCAATGAATTGCAAAGCAAGAAGGAGGGCGGCCAGCGTTTCATTCTGTCGCCGGAGCAACAGCAGGAATTGGAGAAGTTCAAACACGAGGAAGCCAACACCAAAAAGGAATTGAAGGAAGTGCGGAAGAATTTGCGCCGCGACATCGACTCGCTGGAATTCTGGACCAAGGTGCTCAACATCGGCGCCATGCCGGCTGTGGTGATCCTGGCGGGCCTGACTTCGGCATTTTTCAAGCGACAACGCGCCAAGGCAAAATGA
- a CDS encoding ABC transporter permease subunit yields MNACSNIKTIAKRELAGYFASPVAYVFIVIFLLLAGFFTFMLGGFFERREASLISFFMWQPWLSLFLVPAVGMRLWSEERRQGTMELLLTMPVTAWQAIVGKFLASWLFLTLAMVLTFPVIITVNYLGHADNGVIFCGYVGSLLLAGSYLAVSSMTSAMTRNQVISFILSVVICLFLILAGWPPVTDLLVRWAPARLVETVAALSVIPHFEGFQRGVLDSRDLLFFLSIIGFSLFATGVILRNLRSGH; encoded by the coding sequence ATGAACGCGTGTAGCAACATCAAAACCATCGCCAAGCGCGAACTGGCCGGCTACTTCGCCTCGCCGGTGGCTTACGTTTTCATCGTCATCTTTCTGCTGCTGGCCGGTTTTTTCACGTTCATGCTGGGTGGATTTTTTGAGCGGCGCGAAGCGTCGCTGATTTCATTTTTTATGTGGCAACCGTGGCTGAGTCTCTTCCTCGTGCCAGCCGTGGGAATGCGTTTGTGGTCGGAGGAACGGCGGCAAGGCACGATGGAACTTCTGTTGACGATGCCCGTGACGGCATGGCAGGCGATTGTCGGAAAGTTCCTTGCCTCATGGCTGTTTCTGACGCTGGCGATGGTGCTGACCTTTCCGGTGATCATCACGGTCAATTATCTCGGCCACGCCGACAACGGCGTCATCTTTTGCGGTTACGTCGGCAGTCTGCTTTTGGCAGGCTCGTACCTGGCCGTGAGTTCCATGACCTCGGCGATGACGCGCAACCAGGTCATCAGCTTCATTCTCTCGGTGGTGATTTGTTTATTCCTCATCCTGGCGGGCTGGCCGCCGGTGACGGATTTGCTCGTGCGTTGGGCGCCCGCCCGGCTGGTCGAAACGGTGGCGGCGTTGAGCGTCATTCCGCATTTTGAAGGGTTTCAACGCGGGGTGCTGGATTCGCGAGACCTACTCTTCTTCTTGTCGATCATCGGGTTCTCGCTCTTTGCCACCGGCGTGATTCTGCGCAATTTGCGCTCCGGACATTGA
- a CDS encoding ATP-binding cassette domain-containing protein codes for MIKVQDLAKSFGLKKAVDGVSFSVERGEVLGFLGPNGAGKSTTMRMVTGFIPPSAGSITVGNFNMVENPIPAKRLIGYLPENAPAYTDMTVHGFLGFCAEIRGLRGGEKGKAVDRVVEMCFLDSVLHQSVDTLSKGYRHRTCFAQSIIHDPDVLIMDEPTDGLDPNQKQEVRNIIRRMGEKKAIVFSTHILEEVEAVCSRVIIIDRGKIVANGTPTELMQRAESAGAVTLRVSGLNGPTLSQKLAQISGARKTTVLKEDASGVSARVLPRKDSRNGELARSIGDLAARENWRIEELHTEEGRLDEVFRSITLPETAKEAQP; via the coding sequence ATGATTAAAGTTCAGGATTTGGCGAAGTCGTTCGGACTCAAAAAGGCAGTGGATGGCGTTTCGTTTTCGGTGGAACGCGGCGAAGTGCTCGGCTTTCTAGGGCCGAACGGCGCGGGAAAATCCACCACCATGAGAATGGTCACCGGGTTCATTCCGCCTTCGGCGGGCTCGATCACCGTGGGTAATTTTAACATGGTGGAGAATCCGATACCGGCCAAGCGCCTTATCGGCTATCTCCCCGAGAATGCCCCGGCCTATACAGACATGACGGTGCACGGATTCTTGGGTTTTTGTGCTGAAATCCGCGGTCTGCGCGGCGGAGAAAAAGGTAAGGCGGTTGATCGGGTCGTGGAAATGTGTTTCCTGGATTCGGTGCTGCACCAGAGCGTCGATACGCTTTCCAAAGGTTACCGTCATCGCACTTGTTTCGCTCAATCGATCATTCACGACCCGGATGTTTTGATCATGGACGAGCCAACCGATGGCTTGGACCCTAATCAAAAGCAGGAGGTACGGAACATCATCCGGCGGATGGGCGAGAAGAAGGCGATTGTTTTTTCCACGCACATTTTGGAGGAAGTCGAAGCGGTTTGCTCGCGGGTCATCATTATCGATCGCGGAAAAATCGTTGCCAACGGCACACCGACGGAACTGATGCAACGCGCGGAGTCAGCCGGCGCGGTGACCTTGCGTGTTAGCGGGCTGAATGGACCGACACTGAGTCAAAAACTTGCCCAAATTTCTGGCGCTCGAAAAACGACTGTCCTCAAGGAAGATGCTTCGGGGGTCTCGGCGCGAGTATTGCCGCGGAAGGATAGCCGCAATGGCGAACTGGCGCGCAGCATCGGCGACCTGGCCGCGCGGGAGAATTGGAGGATCGAAGAATTGCACACCGAAGAGGGACGATTGGATGAAGTGTTCCGCAGCATCACGCTGCCGGAAACCGCGAAGGAGGCGCAGCCATGA
- the tadA gene encoding tRNA adenosine(34) deaminase TadA: protein MIDLQSDHYFMGEALRQAARAYEAEEVPVGAVVVREGRIIARAFNQVELLKDATAHAEMLVLTQAEQSLGDWRLTDCTLYVTKEPCPMCAGAIVHVRLARVVFGASDPKGGAAGGVLNLLQYPSLNHQCAITSGVREAECRSLLQTFFAEQREKQKAPNPSSGAGLN, encoded by the coding sequence ATGATCGATTTGCAGAGCGACCATTACTTCATGGGCGAGGCGTTGCGTCAGGCGGCGCGCGCGTACGAAGCGGAGGAAGTTCCCGTTGGCGCGGTGGTCGTGCGGGAGGGACGCATCATCGCCCGGGCCTTCAACCAGGTAGAGTTGTTGAAAGACGCGACCGCCCACGCGGAGATGCTGGTTTTGACGCAGGCTGAACAATCCTTGGGTGACTGGCGGTTGACCGATTGCACACTTTACGTCACCAAAGAACCTTGCCCCATGTGCGCCGGAGCCATCGTTCACGTCCGCCTGGCGCGCGTGGTCTTCGGCGCGAGTGATCCCAAAGGCGGTGCGGCGGGTGGGGTGTTGAACCTGTTGCAATACCCTTCGCTGAACCATCAATGCGCTATCACCTCAGGGGTGCGCGAAGCCGAATGCCGTTCGCTTCTGCAAACATTTTTCGCCGAGCAACGAGAAAAGCAGAAAGCCCCAAACCCCTCATCTGGAGCGGGACTCAACTGA
- a CDS encoding isoamylase early set domain-containing protein: MHRSNTYSVGSLHRYSAKKMAKPINFICVAPEARHVSLVGDFNEWDTTAHPMKRQPDGAWLVQIPMSHGHHHYQFYVDGKPTLDPRAQGIARNEKNEKVSLLAVS, translated from the coding sequence ATGCATCGTTCAAACACGTACTCCGTCGGGTCGTTGCATCGCTATTCGGCGAAGAAAATGGCCAAGCCAATCAATTTCATCTGTGTCGCTCCGGAAGCCAGGCACGTATCGTTGGTCGGTGATTTTAACGAGTGGGATACCACTGCCCATCCGATGAAGCGCCAGCCAGACGGGGCCTGGCTGGTCCAGATCCCGATGAGTCATGGACACCATCATTACCAGTTTTACGTGGACGGGAAACCGACTCTCGACCCGCGCGCTCAAGGCATCGCCCGCAACGAGAAGAATGAGAAAGTCTCGTTGCTGGCGGTCAGTTGA
- a CDS encoding CoA activase, which produces MSEDSPNSDGSSPFRFIGLDAGAETLKLVELHQTPQGFKVVRRRVIEHGKRPGPVLVEELKSWDWPSVKGAAVSGRFAQQFRLPQVPVKQAQLRGFRFNRGDCPATIISIGSHGFSVLELRENGLIMFRENSRCSQGTGNFLRQLIERFSLTVEEASRLCADVANPAPLSGRCPVILKTDMTHLANKGEDRARILAGLFDAVCENVLVLVKPGVSPADVLLIGGVSRAPRVRRVFGDSLARNGMNLLTLEGDEALCLEALGSALVATESSTPLASLDQLLLPPREMKLEPLAGLGESLSSVRRMAARPWACVTGDTQRVILGFDIGSTGSKVVAMDADSSETLWEAYRQTLGDPVGAAQGLMHSYVAGPVGHKHPIAFGVTGSGREIAGSLLTSCYGKNTVFVLNEIVAHATGALHFDPRVDTIFEIGGQDAKYIRLNAGRIVDCAMNEACSAGTGSFIEEQGRKFAGMSEVRELGRAGVEAARGVSLGQHCSVFMAEVIDEAVGAGIEQSAIISGLYDSIIKNYLNRVKGNRSVGQVIFCQGMPFAADALAAAVARQTGSEVIIPPNPGTVGALGIALLAARELPLAKLAPLTPERFLGASVEAKTTFVCGASRGCGGAGNKCRIDNLCTVVAGERQRFTWGGGCSLHDQGTRKRKLPDLAPDPFREREELLRKLTAPFAESRGQQRIALTDEFMLKGLFPFFSAFLHAAGFDLLIFHDGDHTALKRGIQSGNVPFCAPMQLFNGVTERMAATGADLLFVPMLRSVPRADGQRFSVVCPVVQSSPDIVRWGVNHTKPAPRIISPVVNLAQGNFESEPFLESCRRMGQELGLRGHEWKGAWLAGVQLQKQFDEECGAIGRRTLEFCQAHDIVPVVVLGRAYTIYNKVLNSNVPAILREQGAIGVPVDCYPLEADTPVFTDMYWGYGQNILRAAHQVRRTPGVYSLYCSNYSCGPDSFNLHFAAYIMEGKPFAIIETDGHSGDAGTKTRVEAFLHCVDEGRRSPGMGTRLNDFTRMQFSGAQLKHLRARTGDAENTLVPYFGISSEIAAAVLRGLGLKAEPLPAPDNTALLLGRRYTSGKECLPMALTLGSLLKRIEQGGAEEKFIYLMPSANGPCRFGIYNLLNRIVFERLGLQDRVRIWSPNDAGYFDDFPPGTEMLLLAGITASDLLYQALLDTRPTERVPGATEKIFAQYKAQLCQVLEGAARSDLALAPALWEVVSGNLFGLRRLLRNAAAEFVAVRGPGEKPLIELAGEIYLRSVEYSNDFLIDKLEARGLRVWLSPKAEWLDYCGHVARRQEGRNRFADRFSHLVQKRIEATLFAALGPRLAWPKPPTTEDVLHAVRPYINDALEGEAVLTVGAPLCEWRHRHIDAVVSVGPLECMPTKIAEAQFHHVAEHEGLLSLTLSFNGDPINTEPLDNFAFEVHARFQQRKVLQPCQV; this is translated from the coding sequence ATGAGTGAGGACTCTCCGAACTCCGATGGCTCCTCACCATTTCGTTTCATCGGCCTGGATGCCGGTGCGGAGACGCTCAAACTAGTCGAGCTCCATCAAACCCCGCAGGGCTTCAAAGTCGTGCGCCGCCGCGTTATCGAGCACGGTAAGAGACCGGGGCCTGTCCTCGTGGAAGAATTGAAATCCTGGGACTGGCCGTCGGTCAAAGGCGCGGCGGTTAGCGGACGATTCGCGCAGCAGTTCCGCCTGCCACAAGTGCCGGTCAAGCAGGCGCAATTGCGTGGCTTCCGATTCAATCGCGGCGATTGTCCCGCAACCATCATTTCCATCGGCAGCCACGGCTTTTCAGTCCTGGAATTGCGCGAAAACGGCCTCATTATGTTTCGCGAAAACAGCCGTTGCTCGCAAGGCACGGGGAATTTTCTCCGCCAGCTCATCGAGCGCTTTTCGCTGACCGTGGAAGAGGCCAGCCGGCTTTGCGCGGACGTTGCCAACCCCGCGCCGCTTTCCGGTCGCTGCCCGGTGATTCTGAAAACGGACATGACGCACCTTGCCAACAAGGGTGAGGACCGCGCGCGGATCCTTGCGGGATTGTTCGACGCGGTATGCGAAAACGTGCTCGTGCTCGTGAAGCCTGGTGTCAGCCCGGCGGACGTGCTGCTCATCGGTGGCGTGAGCCGCGCGCCGCGGGTCCGTCGCGTCTTTGGTGATTCTCTTGCCCGGAACGGCATGAACCTCCTGACGCTGGAGGGTGACGAGGCACTTTGCCTTGAAGCGCTGGGAAGCGCGCTCGTGGCAACGGAGTCATCCACGCCTCTGGCATCGCTCGACCAATTGCTCTTGCCGCCGCGCGAAATGAAGCTCGAACCGTTGGCCGGACTCGGCGAATCGCTCAGTTCTGTCCGACGCATGGCTGCCCGGCCTTGGGCGTGTGTAACCGGTGACACGCAGCGCGTGATTCTAGGATTCGACATCGGCTCAACCGGCTCGAAAGTGGTGGCCATGGACGCAGACTCAAGCGAGACCCTTTGGGAAGCCTATCGCCAGACACTTGGCGATCCCGTGGGCGCGGCGCAAGGGTTGATGCACAGTTATGTCGCCGGGCCGGTTGGCCACAAGCATCCCATCGCGTTTGGCGTTACCGGAAGCGGACGCGAAATTGCCGGGTCGCTGCTCACCTCGTGTTACGGCAAGAACACCGTGTTCGTCCTCAACGAAATCGTGGCGCATGCAACGGGCGCGCTGCATTTCGATCCGCGAGTGGACACAATCTTTGAGATTGGTGGACAGGATGCGAAATACATCCGGCTCAACGCGGGACGGATCGTGGACTGTGCGATGAACGAAGCGTGCAGCGCGGGCACGGGTTCATTCATCGAGGAACAGGGCCGGAAATTTGCCGGCATGAGTGAGGTGCGCGAACTCGGCCGCGCCGGAGTGGAAGCTGCCCGCGGCGTGTCTCTGGGCCAGCATTGCTCCGTGTTCATGGCCGAGGTGATCGACGAAGCAGTGGGCGCGGGCATCGAACAATCGGCCATCATTTCGGGTCTGTACGATTCGATCATCAAGAACTACCTCAACCGCGTGAAGGGCAACCGCTCCGTGGGCCAGGTGATTTTCTGCCAGGGCATGCCGTTCGCGGCGGACGCGCTGGCGGCTGCAGTTGCACGGCAGACCGGGAGCGAAGTCATCATCCCGCCGAACCCGGGAACCGTTGGTGCGTTGGGCATTGCGTTGCTGGCGGCGCGGGAATTGCCGCTGGCAAAACTTGCGCCGCTGACTCCCGAACGGTTCCTTGGTGCGAGCGTCGAGGCGAAGACAACATTTGTTTGTGGCGCAAGCCGCGGCTGTGGCGGCGCCGGGAACAAGTGCCGCATCGATAATCTTTGCACCGTGGTCGCCGGCGAGCGGCAGCGTTTTACATGGGGCGGCGGCTGTTCGTTGCACGACCAAGGCACGCGAAAGAGGAAACTGCCCGATCTCGCGCCCGATCCGTTCCGCGAACGTGAGGAACTTCTGCGCAAACTCACTGCGCCGTTCGCCGAATCGCGCGGGCAACAGCGGATCGCGCTGACGGATGAATTCATGTTGAAGGGATTATTCCCGTTCTTCTCCGCGTTTCTCCATGCGGCGGGGTTTGATTTGCTGATCTTTCACGACGGCGATCACACCGCGCTCAAACGCGGCATCCAATCGGGCAATGTGCCGTTCTGCGCGCCGATGCAGTTGTTCAACGGTGTCACGGAGCGCATGGCGGCGACTGGCGCGGACCTGCTGTTTGTGCCGATGCTGCGCAGCGTTCCCCGGGCGGACGGACAGCGCTTTTCAGTGGTATGCCCGGTGGTGCAATCCTCGCCGGACATTGTGCGGTGGGGCGTGAATCACACTAAACCCGCGCCCCGTATCATCTCGCCGGTCGTCAATCTTGCGCAAGGCAACTTTGAATCGGAACCGTTTCTCGAAAGCTGTCGGCGGATGGGACAAGAACTGGGGTTGCGGGGGCATGAGTGGAAAGGGGCTTGGCTGGCTGGCGTCCAATTACAAAAGCAGTTCGACGAGGAATGTGGAGCGATCGGACGTCGCACTCTGGAGTTTTGCCAGGCGCACGATATTGTGCCGGTGGTCGTGTTGGGTCGCGCCTATACGATTTACAACAAGGTGCTCAACTCGAACGTGCCCGCGATTCTCCGCGAACAGGGCGCCATCGGCGTTCCGGTGGATTGCTATCCGCTCGAAGCCGATACGCCGGTGTTTACGGACATGTATTGGGGTTACGGCCAAAACATTCTGCGCGCGGCGCATCAGGTGCGGCGCACGCCGGGCGTGTATTCACTTTATTGTAGCAATTATTCCTGCGGGCCGGACAGCTTCAACCTGCACTTCGCCGCCTATATCATGGAGGGAAAGCCGTTTGCGATCATCGAAACGGATGGACATTCGGGTGACGCCGGCACGAAAACGCGCGTGGAAGCGTTTCTGCACTGCGTGGACGAAGGTCGGCGTAGCCCGGGCATGGGGACGCGCCTGAACGATTTCACCCGGATGCAATTCAGCGGGGCGCAGTTGAAGCATCTCCGCGCACGAACCGGTGATGCCGAAAACACACTCGTGCCTTACTTTGGAATCTCCTCGGAAATTGCGGCTGCCGTGCTTCGTGGGCTCGGTCTCAAAGCTGAGCCGCTGCCGGCGCCCGACAATACCGCGTTGCTCCTTGGCCGCCGCTACACCTCCGGCAAGGAATGCCTGCCCATGGCGCTGACCCTGGGCTCCTTGTTGAAACGGATTGAACAAGGTGGCGCGGAGGAAAAGTTCATCTACCTGATGCCCAGCGCGAACGGCCCGTGCCGATTCGGTATCTACAATCTCCTGAACCGAATTGTGTTCGAGCGGCTGGGTTTGCAGGATCGCGTCCGCATTTGGTCGCCGAACGACGCCGGCTACTTCGATGATTTCCCACCCGGGACGGAGATGCTTCTCCTCGCGGGTATCACCGCAAGCGACTTGCTTTACCAAGCGTTGCTTGACACGCGACCTACTGAGCGCGTGCCGGGCGCAACCGAAAAGATTTTTGCGCAATACAAGGCGCAGTTGTGCCAGGTTCTTGAAGGCGCGGCGCGGTCTGATCTTGCGCTGGCGCCGGCACTCTGGGAGGTGGTGAGCGGAAACTTATTTGGCCTCCGACGATTGTTAAGGAACGCCGCCGCTGAATTCGTTGCAGTGCGCGGGCCGGGCGAAAAGCCGCTCATCGAACTGGCCGGTGAGATTTACCTTCGCTCCGTCGAATACAGCAATGACTTCCTCATCGACAAGCTTGAGGCGCGCGGTTTGCGGGTGTGGCTTTCGCCCAAAGCGGAGTGGTTGGATTACTGCGGGCACGTCGCGCGACGGCAGGAAGGGCGGAATCGTTTCGCCGACCGCTTCAGTCACCTCGTGCAAAAACGCATTGAAGCAACCCTCTTCGCGGCGTTGGGTCCGCGTCTCGCCTGGCCCAAGCCTCCGACCACTGAGGACGTGTTGCATGCCGTGCGTCCGTACATCAACGACGCACTGGAAGGCGAAGCCGTGCTGACCGTCGGCGCGCCGCTTTGCGAGTGGCGACACCGGCACATCGATGCCGTGGTGAGCGTTGGCCCGCTGGAGTGCATGCCCACGAAGATTGCCGAAGCCCAGTTCCACCACGTGGCGGAACACGAAGGATTGTTGAGCCTGACGCTCTCATTCAACGGCGACCCGATCAATACCGAGCCACTGGACAACTTCGCCTTCGAGGTCCACGCCCGCTTTCAGCAACGCAAAGTCCTTCAACCTTGCCAGGTGTGA